The Chloroherpetonaceae bacterium genome window below encodes:
- a CDS encoding aminotransferase class V-fold PLP-dependent enzyme produces MNYKPLFSDFIGQLGDHLHFAAHSHHLWPNVAKVGQLRYWQLAEKMRDRKWDEIFGNEIPKAQKHISSILNWPYHEQIAFAPNTHEFVVRLLSSLNWQQLKKGKKLKVLTTDSEFHSFTRQILRMEEEKVLDVTRISTEPFETFETRFLEAAKKQYDLVFFSQVFFNSGYVVQNLKKIVDSVNAPETLIVIDGYHGFMAIPTDLALLSNRVFYLSGGYKYAMSGEGVCFLCIPKGCSHRPINTGWFAGFGSLSEGPEEKVSYSNDAFRYWGSTFDPSGVYRFNAVMEEIDKEKITVEMIHQYVKGLQSQFLSELLKYQPKKLPFQTIIPALPKDSSKTASGEIIDFNLVQLEKSYRGHFITFDLEHAEEVEKRLSELKVEIDRRGRRLRFGFGIYQDNNDISNLMERLKQL; encoded by the coding sequence ATGAATTACAAACCACTTTTTAGTGACTTCATTGGTCAATTGGGGGATCATCTGCATTTCGCGGCACATAGCCATCACCTATGGCCAAATGTGGCGAAAGTAGGTCAATTGCGATATTGGCAACTTGCCGAAAAAATGCGCGACCGTAAATGGGATGAAATTTTTGGAAATGAAATTCCAAAAGCTCAAAAACATATCTCTTCAATACTGAATTGGCCGTATCATGAACAAATCGCTTTTGCACCGAATACACACGAATTTGTGGTGCGCTTGCTTTCATCCCTGAATTGGCAACAACTTAAGAAGGGAAAGAAACTGAAAGTTTTAACGACGGATTCAGAGTTTCACTCTTTCACACGTCAAATACTACGAATGGAAGAAGAGAAGGTGCTTGATGTCACTCGTATCTCCACTGAGCCTTTCGAAACTTTTGAAACAAGGTTTTTAGAAGCAGCCAAAAAGCAATATGATTTGGTTTTCTTTAGTCAGGTGTTTTTTAATTCGGGGTATGTGGTTCAGAATCTCAAAAAAATTGTGGATTCAGTGAACGCACCTGAAACCCTGATTGTGATTGATGGTTATCACGGGTTTATGGCTATACCTACGGATTTAGCTCTGCTTTCAAATCGCGTCTTTTATCTATCAGGCGGATATAAATATGCAATGTCGGGCGAAGGCGTTTGTTTTCTTTGTATTCCAAAGGGATGTTCACATCGGCCCATCAATACAGGCTGGTTTGCCGGTTTTGGAAGCTTGAGTGAAGGCCCTGAGGAGAAAGTCTCATACAGTAACGATGCATTTCGTTATTGGGGTTCAACCTTCGACCCATCGGGAGTATATCGATTTAACGCGGTAATGGAAGAGATTGATAAAGAGAAAATAACGGTTGAAATGATTCATCAGTATGTAAAAGGGCTTCAAAGTCAATTTCTAAGTGAACTCTTAAAATATCAGCCCAAAAAACTTCCATTTCAAACCATTATTCCTGCATTGCCAAAAGATTCATCGAAAACTGCAAGCGGAGAGATAATTGATTTTAACCTCGTTCAATTGGAAAAGAGCTATCGCGGTCACTTTATCACTTTTGATTTGGAACATGCGGAGGAAGTTGAAAAAAGGCTTAGTGAATTAAAAGTTGAAATTGATCGACGGGGAAGACGCTTAAGATTTGGATTTGGAATTTATCAGGATAATAATGACATCTCCAATTTGATGGAGCGGTTGAAACAATTGTAA
- a CDS encoding acetyl-CoA hydrolase/transferase C-terminal domain-containing protein has translation MKTVTASEAVRHIHSNARIFIHTAAATPTVLLQALDERANDLQDLEFIHLHTEGVAPQVKAEYANRFRDSSLFIGSNVRKAVQEGRADYIPIFLSETPLLFRRNILPLDFALIQVSPPDKHGFCSLGVSVDCSRAAVQTAKHVIAQINPNMPRSHGDGIIHISEIDSLVEVDTPIFEIAPEPLDELSLAIGKNVAEIIEDGATLQMGIGNIPNAVLASLTNHKRLGIHTEMFSDGIIPLVESGVITGEEKRIHPYKIVGTFAMGTRKLYDFIDDNPQVVMLDVQYVNDTAVIRRNPKVTAINSAIEIDLTGQICADSIGAKMYSGVGGQMDFVRGASLSEGGKPIFALPSTTSKGETRIVPYLKQGAGVVTTRAHVHYIVTEYGVVNLHAKSLRERAELLASIAHPNHRESLLATAHERFGVKSFSTV, from the coding sequence ATGAAAACCGTTACCGCCTCTGAAGCCGTGCGTCATATCCATTCAAACGCACGAATTTTTATCCACACCGCTGCAGCCACGCCAACCGTGCTTTTACAAGCACTTGATGAACGCGCCAACGATTTGCAAGACTTGGAATTTATTCACCTTCATACCGAGGGAGTTGCCCCACAAGTGAAGGCTGAGTATGCCAATCGCTTTCGCGACAGTTCGCTCTTCATTGGCTCTAATGTACGCAAAGCCGTTCAAGAAGGCCGTGCTGATTACATCCCAATTTTTCTTTCTGAAACCCCACTTCTCTTTCGCCGCAATATTTTGCCGCTCGATTTCGCTTTAATTCAAGTTTCACCGCCCGATAAACACGGCTTTTGCTCGCTCGGCGTTTCGGTCGATTGCTCAAGAGCTGCAGTACAAACGGCCAAGCATGTGATTGCGCAAATCAACCCGAATATGCCTCGCTCTCACGGCGATGGAATTATTCACATCAGTGAAATTGATTCTTTGGTTGAGGTCGATACGCCCATTTTTGAAATTGCACCGGAACCCTTAGACGAGCTTTCACTTGCAATCGGTAAAAACGTGGCTGAAATCATTGAAGACGGCGCAACGCTTCAAATGGGTATCGGCAATATTCCGAATGCCGTGCTTGCTTCACTCACCAATCACAAACGCTTGGGTATTCATACCGAGATGTTTTCGGATGGGATTATTCCGCTTGTGGAATCGGGCGTGATTACGGGTGAAGAGAAACGCATTCATCCCTATAAAATTGTCGGAACCTTTGCGATGGGCACGCGCAAGCTTTATGACTTTATCGACGATAACCCGCAAGTGGTGATGCTTGATGTTCAATATGTTAATGATACCGCCGTCATTCGCCGTAATCCGAAAGTCACGGCAATTAACAGTGCCATTGAGATTGATTTGACCGGACAAATTTGTGCCGATTCGATTGGGGCGAAAATGTATTCCGGCGTTGGCGGGCAGATGGACTTTGTTCGCGGGGCGTCGCTTTCGGAAGGAGGGAAACCGATTTTCGCGCTTCCTTCCACCACATCCAAAGGGGAAACGCGCATTGTACCTTATTTGAAACAAGGCGCGGGCGTGGTGACCACACGGGCACATGTTCATTATATTGTCACGGAATACGGCGTTGTGAATTTGCACGCAAAGAGTTTGCGGGAACGCGCTGAACTTTTAGCTTCTATCGCACATCCCAATCATCGCGAGTCGCTTTTGGCTACAGCGCATGAACGCTTTGGGGTGAAGTCTTTTTCGACGGTATAA
- a CDS encoding S8 family serine peptidase, which yields MNSNKLIFSFLILCTVFSSTVIAQLPSPLLAKRGVREEGARKKFHKENRLSRSGSKIIVKLRNSVNRLTLSEFQNQVTKYAKGKFGYQSKSKSPEATFLQVEKTRLEIESVQSISSHSSKRELQSYNSQRGKGIERIFSIRLKDKTQSALDAAIVSLKQLEGVEYVYQTLQISLDNTPADEREQTLESKNQNPLSESIAENDSLFPRQWNLRKIGIEKAWQITRGSPNVRIGIIDTGIDYTHPDLLDNIWINTPEDINRNGRFEPWSFKERRNPLTFELDANGITGDFDEIDQDGNGYPDDVIGWDFVDQPFNVDNLVGFSDFQTADPDPFDDNSHGTACAGIAAAVSSNQIGVSGVAPNCKLVALRVFSASGGFAGDLADDYDIASAIIYAADNGIQVLNMSFGDVVYSPIMRDAIEYAYERGVVMCFSSGNAGGDQSRYPAGYMEGMAVGATDENDFLTQFTTFGIRLAVCAPGSGIPTTVPFYDGYYTDFFSGTSAAAPHVAGVAALILSINPRFSPEQVRGAIVGTARDLESIGWDHFTASGRLDAALAVQMRATPIAKINFPLYDSGLSQTEGNISIVGTANSPNFESYQVFFQPGISGANDWTTITNEVNQIRIVDTLATWNIISLPDSDYTIRLLVKERNGRRIENRIRVTIDSRRPLISNLTVEPVYRNDEEVLLVAFKTKGLSSAFFRIESNGLNEEERLFRFPTEAQNHFDFISTSTLSPGIFYRGRVEAINRTGVKEIGEWVNFSITSEKLQQPTFGQFLFREKPQLRLPAGWILNKAVDYNRNGRREVVISEARPEIGASFGQLKRFEFTGQGFQAIDSAAVFLPMDIRDSASYYQLLAMGGGRSIVYSQNTPTSSPFQAIRFADTLTFNFWGARFGDVKGNGESHLIARNDTTYFILNSRYEKIATLKNPVDISKDGARPLFQEPRVAIEDFDLDSKPELLMSDADGNFFIYEYSGIGEAFDTTFLYRSGRFSTATLISTGDVDGDGKKEFLIGYRNQIGQTELRDFEAPIYFLELWRAVSNNKYERIWKRGFYGQFRNAALSLVDVDKNGTSEAVVLFYPNIYVLKWEEAQSKFKPYWHLPNVTAQNIAVFDADANGLNEIYFSDNLRTYAVEYQNYQGPLAPTGLNAEPLSLSKIKLNWKGQNATQYKVYRSEFTDFPTYPFSLQPLVTTSDTTWLDSTVERNPRKYFVYAVTSLSATDESDTTSFLFVQPALPLRLLSVVKESSNTFSLEFSDPVNVEEINPMNIVVVRLQSNDSLIPTSVISSKGGKILVLGFAGNQIQNGEYDIRVNGLKSVSGARIDSLNSSRRVLIANEVQGRLYITEKKVISPNQVDLTFNVPIRETEALIKTNYTFTSNVELSEIRIIEGNRKVSISTSGRPLTGSGESITLTIRNLISLSGQAIDTAFGGNQVSFNSAAPSLEQVYTYPNPYKSSSGKGYIMFANLTQSGNLYIYNTLGKVIKTLSFNNEFGGVKWFLDSNSGESVSSGVYLYRITSPSLPEKQGKLIIIR from the coding sequence ATGAACTCCAATAAACTCATTTTTTCTTTTCTCATTCTCTGCACAGTTTTTTCAAGTACTGTCATTGCTCAGTTGCCTTCACCATTACTTGCGAAGCGGGGTGTCAGAGAAGAAGGCGCGAGAAAAAAATTCCATAAAGAAAATCGGCTTTCGAGAAGTGGATCAAAGATTATTGTGAAGCTTCGCAACTCTGTGAATCGATTAACTCTAAGTGAATTTCAGAATCAAGTAACGAAATACGCTAAAGGTAAATTTGGTTATCAGTCGAAATCAAAAAGCCCCGAAGCCACATTTCTACAAGTTGAAAAAACGCGTCTTGAAATTGAATCGGTTCAGTCAATTTCGTCGCATTCTTCAAAAAGAGAATTGCAATCTTACAACTCCCAAAGAGGAAAAGGAATCGAACGCATATTTTCCATTCGATTAAAAGATAAAACTCAAAGTGCTCTTGATGCTGCAATCGTAAGTTTAAAGCAGCTAGAAGGGGTTGAGTATGTTTACCAAACCCTTCAAATTTCTTTAGACAATACCCCTGCAGATGAAAGAGAACAAACCCTTGAATCGAAGAACCAAAATCCATTAAGTGAATCAATTGCTGAAAATGATTCGCTTTTTCCGCGTCAGTGGAATCTCAGAAAAATTGGAATTGAAAAAGCGTGGCAAATCACTCGTGGTAGCCCAAATGTTCGAATTGGAATTATTGATACAGGAATAGACTACACTCACCCCGATCTACTAGATAATATTTGGATTAACACACCTGAAGATATCAATCGTAATGGGCGTTTTGAGCCTTGGTCGTTCAAGGAGCGAAGGAATCCGCTTACATTTGAATTGGATGCCAATGGAATAACCGGCGATTTCGATGAAATCGATCAAGATGGAAATGGCTATCCCGATGATGTGATTGGTTGGGATTTTGTCGATCAACCGTTCAATGTCGATAATCTGGTTGGTTTCTCCGACTTTCAAACCGCAGACCCCGATCCTTTTGATGATAATTCTCACGGTACGGCTTGCGCTGGAATTGCTGCCGCTGTTTCTTCAAATCAAATTGGGGTAAGCGGTGTTGCACCAAATTGCAAACTTGTGGCTTTGCGGGTATTCTCGGCAAGCGGTGGTTTCGCAGGTGACTTGGCAGATGACTATGATATTGCTTCAGCGATAATTTACGCCGCCGATAATGGCATTCAGGTGCTCAATATGAGTTTCGGCGATGTCGTTTATTCACCGATCATGAGAGATGCAATTGAATACGCGTATGAGCGCGGCGTGGTTATGTGCTTTTCATCAGGGAATGCCGGCGGAGATCAGTCGCGTTATCCTGCAGGTTATATGGAAGGAATGGCCGTTGGAGCAACGGATGAAAATGATTTTCTTACCCAATTTACCACTTTTGGTATTCGCCTTGCGGTTTGTGCGCCGGGAAGTGGCATTCCAACAACAGTTCCGTTTTATGACGGCTACTATACCGATTTCTTTAGCGGTACAAGCGCCGCGGCTCCTCATGTTGCAGGAGTAGCAGCACTCATTCTTTCAATTAATCCCCGCTTTTCTCCGGAGCAAGTCCGGGGTGCAATTGTAGGGACAGCAAGAGATCTTGAATCAATTGGTTGGGATCACTTTACGGCCTCAGGCAGACTTGATGCAGCGCTTGCCGTGCAAATGCGAGCAACGCCAATTGCGAAAATCAATTTTCCATTGTATGACTCAGGACTTTCTCAAACAGAGGGAAATATTTCAATAGTTGGAACGGCAAATTCACCGAATTTTGAATCATACCAAGTGTTTTTTCAACCCGGGATTTCAGGCGCAAATGATTGGACAACTATAACCAATGAAGTGAATCAAATTCGTATCGTCGATACGCTTGCGACTTGGAATATCATCTCACTACCCGATTCAGATTATACAATTCGTTTGCTGGTTAAAGAGCGAAACGGAAGAAGAATCGAAAACCGAATTCGCGTCACGATTGATTCAAGGAGGCCATTGATTTCAAACCTTACTGTTGAACCTGTTTATCGGAATGATGAAGAGGTACTCTTGGTCGCTTTCAAAACGAAAGGTCTTAGTAGCGCATTTTTTAGAATTGAAAGCAATGGCTTGAATGAAGAGGAGCGGCTGTTTCGATTTCCAACTGAAGCGCAAAATCATTTTGATTTTATCTCAACATCGACTTTATCACCCGGAATATTTTATCGGGGAAGGGTAGAGGCTATAAACCGAACCGGGGTAAAGGAAATCGGTGAATGGGTAAATTTTTCTATCACTTCAGAAAAACTTCAACAACCGACTTTTGGACAATTTCTTTTTCGAGAAAAACCGCAATTGAGGCTACCTGCCGGATGGATTTTGAACAAAGCCGTGGATTATAATCGAAACGGTAGAAGGGAAGTCGTGATCAGCGAAGCTCGTCCTGAAATTGGTGCATCATTCGGTCAGTTAAAGCGATTTGAATTTACGGGTCAAGGATTTCAGGCGATTGACTCCGCCGCTGTATTTCTGCCGATGGATATTCGTGATTCCGCTTCGTACTACCAACTTTTGGCGATGGGAGGCGGACGAAGTATTGTCTATTCACAAAATACCCCAACTTCAAGTCCGTTTCAAGCAATACGATTTGCTGATACACTTACTTTCAACTTTTGGGGTGCACGATTCGGAGATGTTAAGGGCAATGGGGAATCTCATTTGATTGCAAGAAATGATACCACATATTTTATTCTAAATTCTCGATACGAGAAGATAGCAACGCTGAAAAACCCTGTCGATATTAGTAAAGATGGGGCGCGCCCACTCTTTCAAGAACCTCGGGTCGCGATTGAAGATTTTGATTTGGATTCAAAACCCGAATTGCTGATGAGTGATGCCGATGGAAATTTTTTCATTTATGAATATAGCGGAATTGGAGAAGCCTTTGACACAACCTTTCTGTATCGCTCCGGCCGCTTTTCGACGGCTACTTTAATCAGTACCGGTGATGTTGATGGTGATGGAAAAAAAGAATTTTTGATTGGATATCGAAATCAAATCGGTCAAACAGAACTGCGCGATTTTGAAGCACCGATTTATTTTCTTGAATTGTGGCGAGCGGTTTCAAATAACAAGTACGAACGGATTTGGAAGCGTGGCTTCTACGGACAATTTCGTAATGCTGCATTATCACTTGTTGATGTTGATAAAAATGGAACAAGCGAAGCAGTAGTTCTCTTTTATCCCAACATTTATGTTTTGAAGTGGGAAGAGGCGCAATCAAAATTCAAGCCTTATTGGCATTTGCCAAATGTAACGGCACAAAACATTGCAGTGTTTGATGCCGATGCAAATGGTCTAAACGAAATTTATTTTTCGGATAATCTCCGAACTTATGCTGTAGAGTATCAAAACTATCAAGGGCCATTAGCGCCAACCGGACTCAATGCCGAGCCGCTTTCGCTATCTAAAATAAAGTTAAATTGGAAAGGGCAAAATGCGACGCAGTATAAAGTATATCGTTCTGAATTCACTGACTTTCCAACTTACCCTTTTTCACTTCAGCCTCTTGTCACAACAAGCGATACAACTTGGCTTGATTCGACTGTCGAGCGGAACCCAAGGAAGTACTTTGTTTATGCAGTGACTTCCCTTAGCGCTACTGATGAAAGTGACACAACCTCTTTTCTCTTTGTTCAGCCAGCATTGCCGTTGCGTCTCCTTTCCGTTGTAAAAGAATCTTCAAACACATTTAGCCTAGAATTTTCAGATCCGGTTAATGTTGAAGAAATAAATCCGATGAATATTGTCGTCGTTCGCCTTCAAAGCAATGATTCATTGATCCCAACAAGTGTAATTTCTTCAAAGGGTGGAAAAATTTTGGTATTGGGTTTTGCGGGAAATCAAATTCAAAATGGTGAATATGACATTCGAGTAAATGGATTGAAGAGTGTCTCCGGGGCGAGAATTGATTCTCTTAATTCATCAAGAAGAGTATTAATTGCGAACGAAGTGCAAGGAAGACTTTATATCACTGAAAAAAAAGTGATATCTCCGAATCAAGTGGATCTTACGTTCAATGTTCCGATTCGGGAAACGGAAGCTTTGATAAAAACCAATTATACATTTACCTCAAATGTTGAGCTAAGCGAAATCCGTATCATTGAGGGAAATCGAAAGGTGAGCATTTCAACATCAGGCAGACCGCTCACTGGTTCGGGAGAATCGATTACGCTTACGATTCGCAATCTTATTTCATTATCCGGACAGGCCATCGATACAGCTTTTGGTGGGAATCAAGTTTCATTTAATAGTGCCGCTCCATCTCTTGAACAAGTTTATACTTACCCTAATCCTTATAAATCGTCAAGTGGCAAAGGGTATATCATGTTTGCGAACCTCACACAATCAGGTAATCTCTACATTTATAATACGCTTGGAAAAGTCATAAAAACCCTTTCGTTTAATAATGAATTTGGTGGCGTGAAGTGGTTTTTAGATTCCAACTCCGGCGAATCGGTTTCTTCAGGTGTTTATTTATACCGAATCACGTCGCCTTCCCTCCCTGAAAAGCAAGGTAAATTGATTATTATTCGATGA
- a CDS encoding transposase → MCTHNRESLFGKVVKKEMVLNEFGKIVEFTWHDLPNHNSNIQLDEFIIMPNHIHGIIIIVGAGSKPAPIDPVGAGSEPAPTMVPAPKPLPEIIRQLKTFSAKRINQIRNSPGISVWQRNYYERIIRDEEGFHRVKKYIRENPRNWEKDENNVVND, encoded by the coding sequence ATTTGCACCCATAATCGCGAATCTTTATTCGGCAAGGTGGTAAAAAAAGAAATGGTGTTGAATGAATTCGGTAAAATTGTTGAATTCACGTGGCACGATTTACCCAATCACAATTCAAATATTCAATTGGATGAATTCATCATCATGCCCAACCACATCCACGGAATCATAATTATTGTTGGCGCGGGTTCCAAACCCGCCCCAATCGACCCCGTTGGGGCAGGTTCTGAACCTGCCCCAACAATGGTACCCGCCCCAAAACCATTACCCGAAATCATCCGCCAATTGAAAACATTTTCCGCCAAACGAATCAATCAAATCCGTAATTCCCCCGGCATTTCCGTTTGGCAACGCAATTATTATGAACGCATCATAAGAGATGAGGAGGGTTTTCACAGAGTTAAAAAATACATTCGTGAGAACCCCCGCAATTGGGAAAAAGATGAGAATAATGTGGTGAATGATTAA
- a CDS encoding radical SAM protein: protein MNESPNSIEVAGVETLGKIESDASLSKTYSVAHSSADHTEKPSPHLPFTFRQDLEPIDSIKPLKLLFITPKGKKEEDTSQKALFSMAIGVLVSITPKQHHIEIVDELFGDEIPYDKDFDLIGLTARTMNVTRAYDIADEFRRRGKKVLIGGVHVSFNYDEAKQHVDSVVCGEAENLWAYVIQDASRGVLRARYDAKEFPPVKEVPVLDYERIFSASKRGKVDARKSIPIYMTRGCPYTCSFCVTPNFTGRLYRIQSQSTIKEQVESAKKIWFETSKYGTKPWFMFTDENLGVNKQRMYEILEVLETCDIKFSTFISMNFLEDVESVRRLVRAGCVMALVGFESVNQATVDQYDKWKMNTVGKYSEIIRNCRKEGLNVQGNFLTNPAIDTYEDMAAVEKFVSENYLMMPIYSILTPYPGTQMYREYKAKGLIVDEDWDKYTAHNLVIRCDKFDPLEFQVRYMKHFINFYKWSTIFKRVFFNPEKMINLVTSLIFKRNLKDQLRSIENGKKAPIQKVKALEVQPLETI from the coding sequence ATGAACGAAAGTCCCAACTCAATCGAGGTTGCGGGTGTAGAAACCCTTGGCAAAATTGAAAGTGACGCTTCACTTTCAAAAACATACTCGGTAGCGCACAGTTCTGCCGACCATACCGAAAAACCTTCCCCACACTTACCATTTACATTTCGACAAGACCTTGAACCCATCGATTCCATTAAGCCTCTGAAACTTTTGTTTATTACGCCTAAAGGAAAAAAAGAAGAGGATACAAGTCAAAAAGCCTTGTTTTCAATGGCAATTGGGGTTCTGGTGAGTATCACACCGAAACAGCATCATATTGAAATAGTCGATGAGCTTTTTGGAGATGAAATTCCTTATGATAAAGATTTTGATTTGATTGGCCTCACTGCCCGTACAATGAATGTGACACGAGCCTACGACATCGCCGATGAGTTTCGCAGGCGGGGCAAAAAAGTTCTGATTGGCGGGGTTCACGTGTCTTTCAATTATGATGAAGCAAAACAACATGTCGATTCCGTAGTATGCGGTGAAGCAGAAAATCTTTGGGCGTATGTGATTCAAGATGCGTCGCGTGGTGTTCTCCGCGCCCGTTATGATGCAAAGGAATTTCCTCCGGTGAAGGAAGTTCCGGTATTGGATTATGAACGTATTTTTTCTGCCAGCAAACGAGGCAAAGTCGATGCACGGAAATCCATTCCGATTTATATGACGCGTGGCTGTCCTTACACATGCTCGTTTTGTGTAACACCTAATTTCACCGGCCGTTTGTATCGCATTCAATCGCAATCGACCATAAAAGAGCAAGTTGAGAGCGCTAAAAAAATTTGGTTTGAAACATCTAAATACGGTACAAAGCCGTGGTTTATGTTTACAGACGAAAACTTAGGCGTTAATAAACAGCGCATGTATGAAATTCTTGAAGTATTAGAAACCTGCGATATCAAATTCAGCACTTTTATCAGCATGAATTTTCTTGAAGATGTTGAAAGTGTTCGCCGTTTGGTTCGAGCGGGGTGCGTTATGGCACTTGTCGGATTTGAATCTGTCAATCAAGCAACGGTTGACCAATATGATAAATGGAAAATGAACACCGTTGGAAAGTATTCCGAAATCATACGTAATTGCCGAAAAGAGGGGTTGAATGTTCAAGGCAATTTCTTAACCAACCCAGCAATTGATACTTATGAAGATATGGCAGCTGTTGAAAAATTTGTGAGTGAAAATTATTTGATGATGCCCATTTATTCAATACTGACGCCTTATCCCGGCACACAAATGTATCGTGAATACAAGGCGAAAGGGTTGATTGTCGATGAGGATTGGGATAAATACACCGCGCACAACCTTGTGATTCGCTGCGATAAATTTGACCCGCTTGAATTTCAGGTTCGTTATATGAAGCACTTCATCAATTTTTACAAGTGGAGCACCATTTTTAAGCGCGTTTTCTTTAACCCAGAGAAAATGATTAACCTCGTGACAAGTCTCATCTTCAAGAGAAATTTAAAGGATCAATTGAGGAGCATTGAAAATGGGAAGAAAGCACCTATTCAAAAAGTCAAAGCGTTAGAAGTTCAACCGCTTGAAACTATATAA
- a CDS encoding ATP-binding protein, whose translation MAKKKEDKAFNPRLYMELAIAEMNKSIQEPRKDKVSPKVGAVLIKPDGTEETAFRGELRHGDHAEFTLLERKNRSNPLEGSILFATLEPCAPGARNHPKLGCAERIVNARIKKVWIGIEDPDPSVDRKGIKYLLDNGVEVEMFDVDLQKQIRDANKQFIEEAEDRAKKVKEKIPTVVLSEKERTEPRAELDDLSNLHLEAFINKAKLNVELNTPKFYRILTQLGVLEFKDDKYLPTGLGLLLFGERPQLIYQNALIRATYKTKGRGEDIETIQGPLISQADKIQQWYVTHIGKQIDRSASERKVTYDYPLVVLREAIINAIVHRDYDIDGAPIYFEINDDAIIIKSPGEPVKPITLEQIKRFNAPSLSRNPKIMYVFDQMELVEQRGLGFQTIKDLPTKHNLPLPLVSYEAPYMVMKFPRSIEAAKKAADNPNVAKLNDAQLSGYEWLKTVGEVSTREYSAHFNIGYKTAQRHLAAMKDLDLIHDNGEDANSPNYKYVVTE comes from the coding sequence ATGGCAAAGAAAAAAGAAGACAAAGCATTTAATCCAAGACTCTATATGGAATTGGCTATTGCGGAAATGAATAAGTCTATTCAAGAGCCAAGGAAAGATAAGGTAAGCCCAAAAGTAGGAGCAGTTTTAATCAAACCTGATGGCACAGAAGAAACTGCATTCAGGGGTGAGCTTCGCCACGGAGACCACGCAGAATTTACATTACTTGAAAGAAAGAACCGTAGCAATCCTTTGGAGGGCTCAATACTATTTGCAACACTTGAACCTTGTGCTCCGGGAGCAAGAAATCACCCTAAACTGGGCTGTGCAGAAAGAATTGTAAATGCCCGCATTAAGAAAGTTTGGATTGGCATTGAAGACCCAGATCCATCAGTAGATAGAAAGGGTATAAAATATTTGCTCGACAATGGCGTTGAAGTAGAAATGTTTGACGTTGACCTGCAAAAACAAATTCGTGATGCTAACAAGCAATTTATTGAAGAAGCGGAAGATAGAGCCAAGAAAGTAAAAGAGAAAATACCCACGGTGGTATTGTCGGAAAAAGAAAGAACGGAGCCACGGGCTGAATTGGATGATTTGTCGAACCTGCATTTAGAAGCATTCATTAACAAAGCCAAGCTAAATGTCGAGCTTAACACTCCTAAATTTTACAGAATACTTACTCAGTTGGGTGTTTTGGAGTTTAAAGATGATAAGTATTTGCCCACAGGTTTAGGGTTGCTCTTGTTTGGCGAACGTCCGCAATTGATTTACCAAAATGCGCTGATTAGAGCTACGTATAAAACCAAAGGTAGAGGAGAAGATATTGAAACCATTCAAGGCCCGCTTATTTCTCAGGCAGACAAAATTCAACAATGGTATGTAACCCATATTGGCAAACAGATAGACCGTTCTGCTTCCGAAAGGAAAGTTACTTACGATTACCCCTTAGTCGTTTTACGTGAAGCTATCATTAACGCTATTGTTCATAGAGATTATGATATAGATGGTGCTCCTATTTATTTTGAAATTAATGATGATGCCATTATCATTAAAAGCCCGGGCGAACCGGTTAAACCAATTACGTTGGAACAAATCAAGCGGTTCAATGCTCCTTCATTAAGTCGAAATCCCAAGATAATGTATGTTTTTGACCAAATGGAGTTGGTTGAACAAAGGGGTTTAGGATTTCAAACCATTAAAGACTTGCCCACAAAGCATAATTTGCCTTTGCCGTTAGTTTCTTATGAAGCCCCGTATATGGTTATGAAATTTCCAAGAAGTATTGAGGCTGCAAAAAAAGCGGCTGATAATCCTAACGTAGCAAAGCTAAATGATGCTCAACTAAGTGGTTACGAATGGCTTAAAACAGTGGGAGAAGTAAGCACAAGGGAATATTCAGCTCATTTTAACATTGGATATAAAACTGCCCAACGACATCTTGCAGCAATGAAAGATCTTGATTTAATACATGATAATGGAGAAGATGCAAATTCTCCTAATTATAAATATGTTGTAACTGAATGA